A stretch of Dietzia lutea DNA encodes these proteins:
- a CDS encoding MFS transporter translates to MAEATLNPGDDGGTAAHAAPPVQTASGNRNSIRSLAASTTGQLFEWYEWTAYAVFAPYIAAAMFNNDNPVSALLATLAVFAVGFLMRPLGGIVFGRIADVKGRKFVLITTMLMMAGASLLIGLLPTYGALGIVASGLLLLCRMVQGFAHGGESATAYSYVAEIAPPHRRGMWGSLVFVAIMGGTVIAYGIGGGITAVLSESAVGEWGWRVPFLLGAVFALFVLYLRSGMEESDVFDKAAAAAAESGAVSTFSRRKLAGAIALVVAMVSGITVAHYTWSSYASTFAITQRDMDSQAAFWAIFGSQLIALGTLPLWGLLSDHIGRRPVIFIFGVGTIITTPVLMGMIDERPWTLFVASLIAMTLVAAAGSILSSFMSEAFPTKMRTAGIGFAYSLSVAVFGGSAPYLNAQFIEWDLYWMISAYIIALCVCTMVATAFMKETRGHDLHRVGQH, encoded by the coding sequence ATGGCCGAGGCCACCCTGAACCCCGGCGACGACGGCGGCACCGCCGCCCACGCCGCGCCGCCCGTGCAGACGGCATCGGGTAACCGCAACAGCATCCGCTCCCTGGCCGCCAGCACCACCGGGCAGCTGTTCGAGTGGTACGAGTGGACCGCCTACGCGGTCTTCGCCCCCTACATCGCCGCCGCGATGTTCAACAACGACAACCCGGTGTCCGCGCTGCTGGCCACCCTGGCCGTCTTCGCCGTCGGCTTCCTCATGCGCCCCCTCGGCGGGATCGTCTTCGGCCGGATCGCCGACGTGAAGGGACGCAAGTTCGTCCTCATCACCACCATGCTCATGATGGCCGGCGCGAGCCTGCTCATCGGCCTGCTGCCGACCTACGGAGCGCTCGGGATCGTCGCCTCCGGCCTGCTGCTGCTGTGCCGCATGGTCCAGGGCTTCGCGCACGGCGGTGAGTCGGCGACCGCCTACAGCTACGTGGCCGAAATCGCGCCCCCGCACCGTCGCGGCATGTGGGGCAGCCTCGTGTTCGTCGCCATCATGGGCGGCACCGTGATCGCCTACGGTATCGGCGGCGGCATCACCGCAGTGCTTTCCGAGAGCGCCGTCGGTGAGTGGGGCTGGCGGGTGCCGTTCCTCCTCGGCGCCGTGTTCGCGCTGTTCGTCCTGTACCTGCGCTCCGGCATGGAGGAGTCCGACGTCTTCGACAAGGCTGCCGCTGCCGCCGCCGAGTCCGGTGCCGTCTCCACGTTCTCGCGGCGCAAGCTGGCCGGCGCGATCGCCCTGGTCGTCGCCATGGTCTCGGGTATCACGGTCGCGCACTACACGTGGAGCTCCTACGCGTCGACGTTCGCCATCACGCAGCGCGACATGGACTCCCAGGCCGCGTTCTGGGCGATCTTCGGCAGCCAGCTCATCGCCCTGGGCACCCTGCCGCTGTGGGGGCTGCTCTCGGACCACATCGGACGCCGCCCGGTGATCTTCATCTTCGGTGTCGGCACCATCATCACCACGCCAGTGCTCATGGGGATGATCGACGAGCGCCCGTGGACGCTGTTCGTGGCGTCCCTCATCGCGATGACGCTCGTCGCGGCTGCCGGGTCGATCCTGTCCTCGTTCATGTCCGAGGCGTTCCCCACGAAGATGCGCACCGCCGGCATCGGGTTCGCCTACTCGCTCTCGGTCGCCGTGTTCGGCGGCAGCGCGCCGTACCTCAACGCCCAGTTCATCGAGTGGGACCTGTACTGGATGATCAGCGCGTACATCATCGCCCTGTGCGTCTGCACAATGGTCGCGACCGCCTTCATGAAGGAGACCCGGGGCCACGACCTGCACCGGGTCGGCCAGCACTGA
- a CDS encoding class I adenylate-forming enzyme family protein, whose amino-acid sequence MSQSDPRPWRELYRAGLDESAVARRSSLVEAWRERVTAAPDRVAIAYFDTELSAGEVDEMSDALATALQVRGVAPGDRVGIHLQNIPQYALAMLALWKIGAAAVVLNPMYFGRELRLPVADSGAVGIIATDRDVPAIRDAVSDTDVAWVVSTSERDLQTRNDPRAFGDEQPAEPSADGDLVDLIRQFEGRAPEQVTVTPDDLALLTYTSGTTGPPKGAMNSHGNVVAVARSFADFVDMAPGDVVLAIAPLFHITGAVINATLALIGDAALVFAGRFRPEVVLDAFREHGVTFTIGSITAYNALMRLDDAGPEHFAAVKTLYSGGAPIPPSTVERFAERFGHYIHNGYGMTETTSGVIAVPPGLRAPVDAASGTLSIGVPLPGIDAEVVDADDAPVAPGEQGELVLSGPQIVAGYWRNEAATESTMPGGRLHTGDVAVMDAAGWVYLVDRLKDQINASGYKVWPREVEDALYEHDAVFEAAVVGLPDEYRGEKVVAFVSLKAGRTATEDELIAFAADRLAAYKRPAEIHLVPELPKTQTGKIRRRELRDAHAPDQP is encoded by the coding sequence ATGAGTCAGAGCGACCCGCGACCATGGCGGGAGCTGTACCGTGCAGGGCTCGACGAGAGCGCGGTCGCGCGACGATCGAGCCTGGTCGAGGCGTGGCGCGAGCGCGTCACCGCGGCGCCGGATCGGGTGGCGATCGCCTACTTCGACACAGAGCTGTCCGCGGGCGAGGTCGACGAGATGTCCGACGCGCTCGCCACCGCGCTCCAGGTCCGCGGCGTCGCGCCGGGCGACCGGGTGGGCATCCACCTGCAGAACATCCCCCAGTACGCGCTGGCGATGCTCGCGCTGTGGAAGATCGGTGCCGCAGCCGTGGTGCTCAACCCGATGTACTTCGGACGCGAGCTCCGGCTCCCGGTCGCCGACTCCGGCGCCGTGGGGATCATCGCCACCGACCGGGACGTCCCCGCCATCCGGGACGCCGTCAGCGATACCGACGTGGCGTGGGTCGTCAGCACCAGCGAGCGGGATCTGCAGACGAGGAACGATCCCCGCGCGTTCGGAGACGAGCAGCCGGCGGAGCCCTCGGCGGACGGGGACCTCGTCGACCTCATCCGCCAGTTCGAGGGGCGCGCGCCGGAGCAGGTCACGGTCACGCCGGATGATCTGGCGTTGCTCACGTACACGTCGGGCACGACCGGGCCGCCGAAGGGCGCCATGAACTCGCACGGCAACGTCGTCGCGGTCGCCCGGAGTTTCGCCGACTTCGTCGACATGGCGCCGGGCGACGTCGTCCTGGCCATCGCGCCGCTGTTCCACATCACCGGCGCCGTCATCAACGCCACGCTCGCCCTCATCGGCGACGCGGCGCTCGTCTTCGCGGGCCGGTTCCGACCCGAGGTCGTGCTCGACGCGTTCCGCGAACACGGCGTCACGTTCACGATCGGCTCGATCACCGCGTACAACGCGCTCATGCGCCTGGACGACGCGGGGCCGGAGCACTTCGCCGCGGTCAAGACCCTCTACAGCGGTGGTGCCCCCATCCCGCCGTCGACGGTCGAGCGGTTCGCCGAGCGGTTCGGGCACTACATCCACAACGGCTACGGCATGACGGAGACGACCTCCGGCGTGATCGCCGTGCCGCCGGGCCTGCGGGCGCCGGTCGACGCCGCCAGCGGCACCCTGTCCATCGGCGTGCCGCTGCCGGGGATCGACGCCGAGGTCGTCGACGCGGACGACGCCCCCGTCGCGCCGGGTGAGCAGGGCGAACTCGTGCTGTCCGGACCTCAGATCGTCGCGGGCTACTGGCGCAACGAGGCCGCCACCGAATCGACCATGCCCGGCGGCCGACTGCACACCGGTGACGTCGCCGTCATGGACGCGGCCGGCTGGGTGTACCTCGTCGACCGGCTCAAGGACCAGATCAACGCCTCCGGATACAAGGTGTGGCCGCGCGAGGTCGAGGACGCACTCTACGAACACGACGCCGTGTTCGAGGCCGCCGTCGTCGGCCTGCCCGACGAGTACCGCGGGGAGAAGGTCGTCGCGTTCGTCTCGCTCAAGGCCGGCCGCACCGCCACGGAGGACGAGCTGATCGCGTTCGCCGCCGACCGGCTCGCCGCCTACAAGCGACCGGCCGAGATCCACCTCGTCCCCGAGCTGCCCAAGACCCAGACCGGCAAGATCCGCCGCCGCGAGCTCCGCGACGCGCATGCCCCCGACCAGCCCTGA
- a CDS encoding TetR/AcrR family transcriptional regulator, which translates to MEMSEEIATTAGWREFGDDALSPPLRAALGVFARHGYHGASIRMIAEAAGLSVPGLYHHYRSKQAILAALVDTAMAEMLANTAAAADDAGDDPVTRFENVVECLARFHMARRDQAFVASTEMRSMEPEVRAHHVGQRDAQQEMIEDAIRAGVDSGDFACEFPEDAARAIASLCVSIANWYRPDGPLSADDVVCRHVEFARRLVGAAAR; encoded by the coding sequence ATGGAAATGAGCGAGGAGATCGCCACCACGGCGGGTTGGCGCGAGTTCGGAGACGACGCGCTCTCCCCTCCCCTACGCGCCGCGCTGGGCGTGTTCGCGCGCCACGGCTACCACGGAGCCTCTATCCGGATGATCGCCGAGGCCGCCGGCCTGTCGGTGCCCGGCCTGTACCACCACTACCGCTCCAAGCAGGCGATCCTCGCCGCCCTGGTCGACACCGCGATGGCCGAGATGCTCGCGAACACCGCCGCTGCAGCCGACGACGCCGGTGACGACCCGGTGACCCGCTTCGAGAACGTGGTGGAGTGTCTTGCCCGCTTCCACATGGCCCGGCGCGACCAGGCGTTCGTCGCCTCCACCGAGATGCGCAGCATGGAGCCGGAGGTGCGCGCCCATCACGTCGGCCAGCGCGACGCCCAGCAGGAGATGATCGAGGACGCCATCCGCGCGGGCGTCGACTCCGGCGACTTCGCCTGCGAGTTCCCCGAGGACGCGGCGCGGGCGATCGCCTCGTTGTGCGTCTCCATCGCCAACTGGTACCGACCCGACGGTCCGCTGAGCGCTGACGACGTCGTGTGCCGCCACGTCGAGTTCGCCCGTCGGCTGGTCGGCGCGGCCGCCCGCTGA
- a CDS encoding LysR substrate-binding domain-containing protein, with translation MTDGSAGIGPRLRVGYVPGVQPDKWLTRWRERNPGVPITARRVGDPRQGLARSAGDDGFDVIFLREAGDAPRSAPPGLLRIPLYTETMAVLAEKDHELGAFDSLSAEDLEAERWLDPVDAVTATPEEVSTAVDLVAAGVGLLVLPLPYARSMSRRDVVARPLDGVPATRMGVAWSHAREGDELIDEFVGIVRGRTASTSRGAGEPPREKRTAREKTAAKARARAERGSRPAGRNTSPARGKRRR, from the coding sequence ATGACCGACGGAAGCGCGGGCATCGGCCCCCGCCTGCGCGTGGGATACGTTCCCGGCGTGCAGCCCGACAAATGGCTCACCCGGTGGCGCGAGCGCAACCCGGGCGTGCCGATCACGGCCCGGCGCGTCGGTGACCCGCGACAGGGACTGGCCCGGTCCGCCGGGGACGACGGGTTCGACGTGATATTCCTCCGCGAGGCCGGCGATGCGCCGCGGTCGGCGCCGCCGGGACTCCTGCGGATCCCGCTGTACACCGAGACCATGGCCGTGCTCGCCGAGAAGGACCACGAGCTCGGGGCGTTCGACTCGTTGAGCGCTGAGGACCTCGAGGCCGAGCGCTGGCTCGATCCGGTCGACGCGGTCACGGCGACGCCGGAGGAGGTGTCCACCGCCGTCGACCTGGTCGCGGCCGGGGTCGGGCTGCTCGTCCTGCCGCTGCCGTACGCACGGTCGATGAGCCGACGGGACGTGGTCGCCCGGCCGCTCGATGGCGTCCCGGCCACACGCATGGGCGTCGCGTGGTCGCATGCCAGGGAAGGCGACGAGCTCATCGACGAGTTCGTCGGGATCGTGCGGGGCCGAACCGCATCGACGTCGCGGGGCGCGGGGGAGCCGCCGCGCGAGAAACGCACGGCCCGCGAGAAGACGGCGGCGAAGGCGCGGGCCCGGGCCGAGCGCGGGTCGCGGCCGGCGGGGCGGAACACGTCGCCGGCGCGGGGCAAGCGAAGGCGCTGA
- the glyA gene encoding serine hydroxymethyltransferase, with amino-acid sequence MTDPNTDVFSASLSELDPEVAEAMAGELARQRDTLEMIASENFVPRSVLQAQGSVLTNKYAEGYPGRRYYGGCEHVDVIENLARDRAKEVFGAKYANVQPHAGAQANAAVLMALAAPGSKIMGLSLAHGGHLTHGMKLNFSGQLYEVAAYEVDAETMLVDMDAVREMALAEKPDVIIAGWSAYPRTLDFAKFREIADEVGAKLWVDMAHFAGLVAAGLHPSPVPHADVVSTTVHKTLGGPRSGMILTNDLELFKKLNSTVFPGQQGGPLMHAIAAKATAMKIAGTEQFRERQQRTLEGAKILAERLTAEDCKNAGVSVLTGGTDVHLVLVDLRDSELDGQQAEDLLHEVGITVNRNAVPFDPRPPMVTSGLRIGTPALATRGFTADDFREVADIIGAALAAGENADVAALRERVTALAKSKPLYEGLEDWTILG; translated from the coding sequence ATGACCGACCCGAACACCGACGTGTTCTCCGCCTCCCTGTCCGAACTGGATCCGGAGGTCGCCGAGGCGATGGCCGGCGAGCTGGCCCGTCAGCGGGACACGCTCGAGATGATCGCGTCGGAGAACTTCGTGCCGCGCTCGGTGCTGCAGGCGCAGGGGTCCGTGCTCACCAACAAGTACGCCGAGGGCTACCCGGGCCGCCGCTACTACGGTGGGTGCGAGCACGTGGACGTCATCGAGAACCTGGCGCGCGACCGCGCCAAGGAGGTCTTCGGCGCCAAGTACGCCAACGTCCAGCCGCACGCCGGCGCCCAGGCCAACGCCGCCGTCCTCATGGCGCTCGCCGCGCCGGGCTCCAAGATCATGGGACTCTCCCTGGCCCACGGTGGGCACCTCACGCACGGCATGAAGCTCAACTTCTCCGGCCAGCTGTACGAGGTCGCCGCCTACGAGGTCGACGCCGAGACGATGCTCGTCGACATGGACGCCGTCCGTGAGATGGCGCTGGCGGAGAAGCCTGACGTCATCATCGCCGGCTGGTCGGCCTACCCGCGGACGCTGGACTTCGCGAAGTTCCGCGAGATCGCCGACGAGGTCGGCGCCAAGCTGTGGGTGGACATGGCGCACTTCGCCGGCCTGGTCGCCGCGGGCCTGCACCCGAGCCCCGTCCCGCACGCCGACGTCGTCTCCACGACCGTGCACAAGACGCTCGGCGGGCCGCGTTCCGGCATGATCCTCACCAACGACCTCGAGCTCTTCAAGAAGCTCAACTCGACGGTGTTCCCCGGCCAGCAGGGTGGGCCGCTCATGCACGCGATCGCCGCCAAGGCCACGGCCATGAAGATCGCCGGGACCGAGCAGTTCCGCGAGCGGCAGCAGCGGACCCTCGAGGGAGCGAAGATCCTCGCCGAGAGGCTCACCGCCGAAGACTGCAAGAACGCCGGTGTCTCCGTCCTCACCGGGGGGACCGACGTCCACCTGGTGCTGGTCGACCTGCGCGACTCGGAGCTGGACGGTCAGCAGGCCGAGGACCTGCTGCACGAGGTCGGCATCACCGTGAACCGCAACGCCGTGCCGTTCGATCCCCGGCCGCCGATGGTCACCTCCGGACTGCGGATCGGCACGCCCGCCCTGGCGACGCGCGGCTTCACCGCGGACGACTTCCGCGAGGTCGCCGACATCATCGGCGCCGCCCTCGCCGCGGGTGAGAACGCCGACGTCGCCGCCCTCCGCGAGCGCGTCACGGCGCTGGCCAAGTCCAAGCCCCTCTACGAGGGCCTCGAGGACTGGACGATCCTGGGCTGA
- the coaA gene encoding type I pantothenate kinase: MSRHAGDYTPYVEFDRRSWRRLRRAMPMVLTEQDLEGLRGLGEHLDLDEIAEIYLPLSRLIHLQVSARQRLFQSTNLFLGETVDAPMPFVIGVAGSVAVGKSTSARVLRALLTRWDSHPRVDLVTTDGFLHPNRELQRRGLMHRKGYPESYDRRALLRFVTEVKSGAPVVRAPVYSHTKYDIVPGEHIEVQRPDILIVEGLNVLQTGPRLMVSDLFDFSLYVDARIEDIEQWYIERFLELRSTSFSNPGSHFAHYADLSDNAARLAAREIWNSINRPNLVENILPTRPRATLVLRKNSDHSIQRLRLRKI, from the coding sequence GTGAGCAGACATGCCGGCGACTACACGCCGTACGTGGAGTTCGACCGCCGCAGCTGGCGGCGGCTGCGGCGTGCGATGCCCATGGTCCTCACCGAGCAGGATCTCGAAGGGCTCCGCGGCCTGGGTGAGCACCTCGACCTGGACGAGATCGCGGAGATCTACCTCCCGCTCAGCCGCCTCATCCACCTGCAGGTCTCCGCACGTCAGCGGCTGTTCCAGTCCACCAACCTGTTCCTCGGCGAGACCGTCGACGCGCCGATGCCGTTCGTGATCGGTGTCGCCGGGTCGGTGGCGGTGGGCAAGTCCACCTCCGCCCGTGTGCTGCGCGCGCTGCTCACCCGCTGGGACTCCCACCCGCGGGTCGACCTCGTCACCACCGACGGTTTCCTCCACCCCAACCGGGAGCTGCAGCGCCGCGGGCTCATGCACCGCAAGGGGTACCCGGAGTCGTACGACCGTCGGGCGCTGCTGCGCTTCGTCACCGAGGTCAAGTCCGGCGCGCCTGTGGTCCGCGCGCCGGTCTACTCACACACCAAGTACGACATCGTGCCGGGTGAGCACATCGAAGTGCAGCGTCCGGACATCCTCATCGTCGAAGGCCTCAACGTCCTGCAGACCGGCCCGCGGCTCATGGTCTCGGACCTGTTCGACTTCTCGCTCTACGTGGACGCGCGGATCGAGGACATCGAGCAGTGGTACATCGAGCGCTTCCTCGAACTGCGCAGCACGTCGTTCTCCAACCCGGGCTCGCACTTCGCGCACTACGCCGACCTGTCTGACAACGCGGCGCGCCTGGCCGCGCGCGAGATCTGGAACTCGATCAACCGGCCGAACCTCGTGGAGAACATCCTGCCCACCCGGCCGCGCGCCACGCTGGTGCTGCGCAAGAACTCGGATCACTCCATCCAGCGGCTGCGCCTGCGCAAGATCTGA
- a CDS encoding tocopherol cyclase family protein, with amino-acid sequence MGLLRRYRATGADLPFGDPLRGHGVAMEGYFLRITDRERGRVAIALIGINRGPDGHWATLGLASDEVTIPLEAGGARRPGDGDPSSSSPSAPTSAPSSPSAAVSTLRLAAAPHGWADPARIGARSGGQFEYRRDGIHVDMGEGARLHVDITDPVEWPHRAVGGSSIFQSVPALNQYWHPWLLGGRASGWAELDGRRWDFDDAEVYGEKNWGAEGFPDSWWWGQAQAFSEPHTCVAFAGGQIHSGPLRTEVTALVVRLPGGRVVRLGNPVVSPVRADVTDERWELEGRGYGWEIRVSGRSPLDRAHVLPVPLPSENRNSAGSIEHLSGELEVEVRRRGRLVWSDRSWLAALEHGGLDRAEAELRRRGVPEGETGAPPV; translated from the coding sequence ATGGGACTCCTCCGGCGATACCGGGCGACCGGCGCAGACCTGCCCTTCGGCGATCCGCTCCGCGGGCACGGCGTGGCCATGGAGGGGTACTTCCTCCGGATCACCGACCGCGAACGCGGCCGCGTGGCCATCGCGCTCATCGGGATCAACCGCGGACCCGACGGGCACTGGGCGACGCTCGGCCTGGCCTCCGACGAGGTGACGATCCCGCTCGAGGCCGGTGGCGCCCGCCGGCCCGGTGACGGGGACCCTTCGTCGTCGTCACCCTCCGCCCCGACGTCCGCACCGTCATCGCCCTCCGCGGCGGTCTCCACGCTCCGCCTCGCCGCCGCGCCGCACGGGTGGGCCGACCCGGCGCGCATCGGCGCCCGGTCCGGCGGGCAGTTCGAGTACCGCCGCGACGGCATCCACGTGGACATGGGGGAGGGCGCGCGGCTCCACGTGGACATCACCGACCCCGTGGAGTGGCCGCATCGCGCCGTCGGCGGGTCGAGCATCTTCCAGTCCGTTCCCGCGCTGAACCAGTACTGGCACCCGTGGTTGCTCGGCGGGCGCGCCAGCGGGTGGGCCGAGCTCGACGGCCGGCGCTGGGACTTCGACGACGCCGAGGTGTACGGCGAGAAGAACTGGGGCGCGGAGGGCTTCCCCGACTCGTGGTGGTGGGGCCAGGCGCAGGCGTTCTCCGAGCCCCACACCTGCGTGGCGTTCGCCGGCGGCCAGATCCACTCCGGCCCGCTGCGCACCGAGGTCACCGCGCTCGTCGTGCGGCTCCCCGGCGGGCGCGTCGTGCGGCTCGGCAACCCCGTGGTCTCGCCCGTGCGCGCCGACGTCACCGACGAGCGGTGGGAGCTCGAGGGGCGCGGCTACGGCTGGGAGATCCGCGTCAGCGGCCGCTCGCCGCTCGACCGCGCGCACGTCCTGCCCGTGCCGCTGCCGTCGGAGAACCGCAACTCCGCCGGGTCGATCGAGCACCTCTCCGGAGAGCTGGAGGTGGAGGTACGACGGCGAGGGCGGCTCGTGTGGTCGGACCGCAGCTGGCTGGCCGCGCTCGAACACGGAGGTCTCGACCGGGCCGAGGCCGAGCTGCGGCGACGGGGCGTTCCGGAGGGGGAGACGGGCGCGCCGCCGGTGTAG
- a CDS encoding PH domain-containing protein, translating into MNETNLGLRPPREYVDPRCRRWWAAQVALWMVAPLIAVAFAALFLGPWMIIAALVWAVLTAVALVVVPRVRWAIHRWEATDVAIYSRSGLFWEEWRAAPLSRVQTVDKTRGPLQRQFGLATVVVTTASSKGAVRISALDAARAEEMVDRLTLLAEDDQRDAT; encoded by the coding sequence GTGAACGAGACGAACCTCGGCCTACGGCCGCCCCGTGAGTACGTCGATCCGCGGTGTCGCCGGTGGTGGGCGGCGCAGGTCGCCCTGTGGATGGTCGCGCCGCTGATCGCAGTGGCCTTCGCGGCGTTGTTCCTGGGGCCGTGGATGATCATCGCGGCGCTGGTGTGGGCGGTGCTGACGGCGGTCGCGCTCGTCGTGGTGCCGCGGGTGCGGTGGGCGATCCACCGATGGGAGGCCACCGACGTCGCGATCTACAGTCGTAGTGGGTTGTTCTGGGAGGAGTGGCGCGCCGCTCCCCTGTCGCGCGTCCAGACCGTCGACAAGACCCGCGGCCCGCTGCAGCGACAGTTCGGGCTGGCCACCGTCGTGGTGACGACGGCCTCGTCGAAGGGCGCGGTGCGCATCAGCGCGCTCGACGCCGCGCGGGCGGAGGAGATGGTCGACCGCCTCACCCTCCTCGCCGAGGACGACCAGCGGGACGCGACATGA
- a CDS encoding PH domain-containing protein encodes MTTPEQPAWRRLDRRTIPASTAVATGALAAAAVPVAIGMLLGGLAMGWVLLWTVGGTALGAAAIAISEVIRLAVTDYRVDAQRIEKRVRFLSSTTTSLSIHRVRNVELSADLVQRRLGIATLKLASGETDGSRLTLAALARQVAEQLRRDLLADRASADTDEIARLDPRWLRYAPVGFVTPLSGLIAFGLVLQVADWFNAVPAMLEWVWDRIDSLPVPVIAVGLVVIALVIGTVAAVAIFVETWWGMRLERHRDGSLELRRGLMVGRHTSFDGRRVRGVTLYEPPGLRAVGAARLDVVAVGVGIGKDEDGQTKQSPALVPASPREVPVRVAEAVLGEVVPAVSGPVHAAPAGTSVPGDTALRTHPPVARRRRAVRALLATAALTAIAATPVLVWPWLWWIPVAVTAISGAVAAWATVDNYRGLGHAVGPTLVVLRKGSVLRRTDVLIRDGILGWNVRRTPFQRRAGLVTLFATSAGGSSAFRLPDVDESEAHEVWSTAGDVWDHLATPRG; translated from the coding sequence ATGACCACGCCAGAGCAGCCGGCATGGCGCCGCCTCGACCGCCGCACGATCCCTGCGTCGACCGCCGTGGCGACCGGGGCGTTGGCCGCGGCGGCGGTGCCGGTGGCGATCGGCATGCTGCTCGGCGGCCTCGCGATGGGCTGGGTGCTGCTCTGGACGGTCGGCGGCACTGCCCTCGGCGCCGCGGCCATCGCGATCTCGGAGGTGATCCGCCTCGCCGTCACCGACTACCGCGTCGACGCCCAGCGCATCGAGAAGCGCGTGCGCTTCCTGTCCAGCACCACCACGAGCCTGTCCATCCACCGCGTGCGCAACGTCGAACTGTCGGCCGACCTCGTCCAGCGTCGGCTCGGCATCGCGACGCTCAAGCTCGCCAGCGGTGAGACGGACGGCTCGCGCCTGACGCTCGCCGCACTGGCCCGGCAGGTTGCCGAGCAGCTCCGCCGCGACCTGCTGGCCGACCGCGCGTCCGCGGACACCGATGAGATCGCGCGGCTCGACCCGCGGTGGCTGCGCTATGCGCCGGTCGGGTTCGTCACGCCGTTGTCAGGGCTCATCGCGTTCGGGCTGGTGCTCCAGGTGGCGGACTGGTTCAACGCGGTGCCCGCGATGCTCGAGTGGGTCTGGGACCGGATCGACTCGCTGCCGGTTCCGGTCATCGCCGTCGGGTTGGTGGTGATCGCGCTGGTCATCGGCACCGTGGCGGCCGTCGCGATCTTCGTCGAGACCTGGTGGGGCATGCGCCTGGAACGTCACCGCGACGGGTCGTTGGAGTTGCGACGCGGGTTGATGGTGGGGCGGCACACGTCGTTCGACGGCCGCCGGGTGCGCGGGGTGACGCTGTACGAGCCGCCGGGCCTGCGCGCGGTCGGCGCGGCGCGCCTCGATGTGGTCGCAGTCGGCGTGGGCATCGGCAAGGACGAGGACGGCCAGACCAAGCAGAGCCCGGCCCTCGTCCCGGCCTCGCCGCGCGAGGTTCCCGTGAGGGTCGCGGAGGCGGTGCTCGGCGAGGTGGTACCGGCCGTGTCGGGTCCCGTCCACGCGGCGCCCGCCGGGACGTCGGTACCCGGTGACACCGCGCTACGAACCCACCCCCCGGTGGCCCGACGACGACGAGCCGTCCGCGCCCTCCTCGCCACCGCCGCACTCACCGCGATCGCGGCGACACCCGTCCTCGTGTGGCCGTGGCTGTGGTGGATTCCCGTCGCGGTGACCGCGATCAGTGGGGCGGTCGCCGCGTGGGCCACCGTCGACAACTACCGCGGACTCGGCCACGCCGTGGGACCGACGCTCGTGGTTCTCCGCAAGGGGTCGGTCCTGCGGCGCACCGACGTGTTGATCCGCGACGGGATCCTCGGCTGGAACGTGCGGCGTACCCCGTTCCAGCGTCGCGCCGGACTCGTGACGCTCTTCGCGACATCGGCCGGGGGTAGCAGCGCGTTCCGCCTTCCCGATGTCGACGAGTCCGAGGCGCACGAGGTGTGGTCGACCGCTGGCGACGTGTGGGACCACCTGGCCACGCCCCGCGGCTGA
- a CDS encoding MOSC domain-containing protein, with translation MTAAAGSSVPASFTVRAVCVVDQLLSVPGRVGVTAIDKRPVEGPVQAREYGLHGDVQADRKHHGGVWKAVYLLSDSDVEQWQSEFGGPIPPGFFGENLRVTGVDTSQLQIGSVLEVGATGAAGGSGGGAGRGADASGLRLEVTTPRIPCQTFAHRVGKPRWVRRFTEGGRPGAYARVLAPGPVGAGDEIRVVNVPTHGVTIGRVLSGVDDDEVSRLLAEYDLSELAPSLVRKLEPATDDRPVDAD, from the coding sequence GTGACGGCTGCGGCGGGGTCCTCCGTGCCCGCGTCGTTCACTGTCCGGGCCGTCTGCGTGGTCGATCAGCTGCTCAGCGTGCCCGGCCGGGTCGGCGTGACGGCGATCGACAAGCGTCCCGTCGAGGGCCCGGTCCAGGCTCGCGAGTACGGCCTCCACGGTGACGTGCAGGCCGACCGGAAGCACCACGGCGGGGTGTGGAAGGCCGTCTACCTGCTCTCCGACTCCGACGTCGAGCAGTGGCAATCCGAGTTCGGCGGCCCCATCCCGCCCGGCTTCTTCGGCGAGAACCTCCGCGTGACGGGCGTCGACACCTCGCAGCTGCAGATCGGCAGCGTGCTGGAGGTAGGTGCCACCGGTGCCGCCGGCGGTTCCGGCGGTGGTGCCGGCCGTGGCGCCGACGCGTCCGGCTTGCGCTTGGAGGTCACCACCCCGCGCATCCCGTGTCAGACCTTCGCCCACCGCGTCGGGAAGCCGCGGTGGGTGCGTCGCTTCACCGAGGGCGGGCGGCCGGGCGCGTACGCGCGGGTCCTCGCCCCGGGTCCGGTCGGGGCGGGCGACGAGATCCGGGTGGTCAACGTGCCCACGCACGGTGTCACCATCGGGAGGGTGCTGTCCGGGGTCGACGACGACGAGGTCAGCCGCCTCCTCGCCGAGTACGACCTCTCGGAGCTCGCACCGAGCCTCGTCCGGAAGCTGGAGCCGGCCACGGACGACCGCCCGGTCGACGCGGACTGA